The Manis javanica isolate MJ-LG chromosome 2, MJ_LKY, whole genome shotgun sequence genome contains a region encoding:
- the LOC140848054 gene encoding t-SNARE domain-containing protein 1-like: MRKPNFSPQETEVLVQRVMRHYPLLFGVLWGTPAQKHRVWNKILQAVNALGYCRRDLGDFKHKWRDLRGVVCKKLAGRPVALSLVLTLIERMVAETFPARVPPAGARPASPCRVEKLRLGARAGLAVLGVKLLGLHVRFLLAPSSGCTWTCPAVTRCGQGAPRGLTDPRSP, encoded by the exons ATGCGCAAGCCCAACTTCAGCCCCCAGGAGACGGAGGTGCTGGTGCAGAGGGTGATGCGCCACTACCCGCTACTGTTCGGGGTGCTGTGGGGCACACCCGCCCAGAAGCACCGCGTGTGGAACAAGATCCTGCAGGCAGTGAACGCGTTGGGCTACTGCCGGCGGGACCTGGGTGACTTCAAGCACAAGTGGAGGGACCTGCGCGGGGTGGTGTGCAAGAAGCTGGCGGGGCGCCCCGTGGCACTCAGCCTCGTCCTCACGCTCATTGAGCGCATGGTGGCAGAGACCTTCCCAGCCCGGGTGCCCCCGGCGGGGGCCAGGCCTGCGAGCCCCTGCCGA gtggagaaactgaggctcggggCCCGGGCGGGGCTTGCTGTCTTGGGAGTGAAGTTGCTGGGGCTCCACGTCAGGTTCCTGCTGGCCCCAAGCTCAGGGTGCACCTGGACCTGCCCCGCCGTGACGCGGTGCGGCCAAGGGGCCCCCAGAGGCCTCACGGACCCTCGTTCACCATAG